Part of the Brevibacillus brevis genome is shown below.
CGCGGCCGACCAGCAAAGAGAGAACAGGACCAGAAAGGCCAGGGTCCCGAGCAGTCTCAGAACATAGCGATACTTCCAGAGCCGCTCTCTCATGGCGTCACCTCCAGCCGATAGCCGAGCCCGCGGATCGTCCGGATCGAAAATCCGAATTCCTCCGCGGGGAACCGCTCGCGCAGCCTGCCTATGTGCACGTCTACCGTCCGTTCGTTCCCTTCGAAGTCGTAACCCCAGATTCTCTCGATCAGCTGCTCCCGCGAGAGCGTCTTGCCGCAATAGCTGGCCAGTTTGAACAAGAGCTCGAATTCCTTCAGCGGGATGGTGAGGAGCTTGCCGTCCTTTGTGGCCTCAAACGTCTGCCGGTTCAACTGCAGCTGCCCGACCTGCACGACGTGGGAAGCGGCGATGCGGTACCGCTTGAGCAGCGCTTTGACCCGTACGACCAGCTCGGCAGGCTCAAACGGCTTGACGAGGTAGTCGTCGGTACCCAGTTCGAAGCCTTTGATCTTTTGCGCCGTCTCTCCTTTGGCCGTCAACATCAACAACGGGATGTCATACAGGCTGCGCAGCTCGCGGCACAGCTCCCAGCCGTCCATGTTCGGCATCATGATGTCGAGGATGACCAGCTCTGCGGGCGTTTGCTCGAGCTTGGCGAGCGCCTCTTCCCCATCTGCGGCTTCTGTGACCTCGAAGCCTTCCCGCCGCAAAAAGATGCGGACCAATTCGCGAATGTGCGGATCGTCATCCACCACCATCAATCGAGTCATTCCGCTCACACCCTCTCTTTCACACGCAGCTGCTGCGTGGCAAATTCCCGGTACATCGCGTGGGATTCGAACAGCTCGGCATGTACGCCCCTGCCGGTAATCTTCCCTTTTTCCATGAAGAGGATCTGATCTGCATCCACTACGGTAGACAGGCGGTGGGCAATCACCAGCGTGGTGCGTCCCTTCATTAAATTGCCGAGCGCCTGCTGGACGATCCATTCGGATTTGCTGTCCAGGCTGGAGGTCGCCTCATCGAGCATGAGAATTTGCGGATCCCGCAGAAGCGCCCGGGCGATGCCGATTCGCTGGCGCTGCCCCCCTGACAGCTTGACGCCACGCTCCCCGACCTCGGTGTCGTAGCCATCGGGAAATTCCTCGATGAACTGGTCGGCGTACGCCATGGCAGCCGCTTTCCTGAGCTCCTCGTCGCTGATCGGGCGGTCCAAGCCGTAGCAGATGTTTTCCCGAATGGTGCCGGCGATGAGCGGGCTCTCCTGCGACACATACCCGATCTTGCTGCGCCAGGAGGCAAGGGTAAAGTCCTGGATCGGTTCGTCGCCCAGACGGATGACGCCGCTATTCGGACTGTAGTACCGTTCGATCAGGGAGAACATCGTCGTCTTCCCGCTTCCGCTCGGACCGACGATGGCCGTGACCTTGCCCGGCTTGATCGTGAAGCTCACGTCGTCGAGGATCGTTTCGCCGCTGTCGTACGCGAAGCTGACATGCTCGACGTGGATCGGCCCGTCGGCTTTTTTCAGCTCCCGACCTGCTGTGTAGTTTTCTTCCTCTGCACCCAGCGTGTGAATGATTCGTTCGGTCGCTCCCATCGCTTTTTGCAGCTGTGTAAAAAACTGTGTGAACTGTCCGAGGGGCATCACGATCTGGACGAGATACAGGATGAAGGCCACCAGCTCCCCTGCCGTCAGCGCGCCGCTCGAGACGCGCATTCCCCCGTAGCCCATGATGACGACCAGCAGCACCATGATGATGAAGGACATGAGCGGCCCAATCATCGCCTGCACTCTTCCTTCCTTGATTCCGTACCGGAACAGGTTTTCGATGCCCCGCTTTCCGTTCCGGTACTCCAACGGCTCGGCATTCGACGATTTGACCAGCCTGATTTCCGAAAGCACCTGGTTCATCACCGTGGTAAAGCTCGCCGTCTCATCCTGCAAGCTTTTGGAGATGCGGTACATTTGCCGTCCGAGCGGAAACAGGATCGAAAACGACAGCGGGACCGCGATCAACATCACCAGCGTCATCTGCCAGTCGAGGTAGAACAGCGTGACGATCGAACCGATGATCGCGATGATCCCTGTGAAGAAGTTCGACAGATGCTCTGAAATCAGCCCTTTGACGACACCGGTGTCATTGGTCATGCGGCTGATCGTGTCGCCCGTCCGGTGATTGTCGTAGTAGGAGACCGGCAAGACGAGTAGCTTCTTCCACAGCCGGTCACGCAGCGAAGCCACGATGTCCTGGCCGACGTGGTTCAGCAAGTAAATCGACAGCCCGCCGGCGACGGCTTGCGCGATGAAAGCGATCGCCAGCAGCACGATCTGGCCTTTGCTGATCGAGGATAGGGAAAAGCTGTCGACGAGATCGCGGGTAAACAGCGGAATCACCAGGCTGACTAGAGTGGTCGCGATGCTCAGAAACAGCGCCACCCCGATTTTCAGTTTGGAAGGTTTCGTTTCCTTTATT
Proteins encoded:
- a CDS encoding response regulator transcription factor; its protein translation is MTRLMVVDDDPHIRELVRIFLRREGFEVTEAADGEEALAKLEQTPAELVILDIMMPNMDGWELCRELRSLYDIPLLMLTAKGETAQKIKGFELGTDDYLVKPFEPAELVVRVKALLKRYRIAASHVVQVGQLQLNRQTFEATKDGKLLTIPLKEFELLFKLASYCGKTLSREQLIERIWGYDFEGNERTVDVHIGRLRERFPAEEFGFSIRTIRGLGYRLEVTP
- a CDS encoding ABC transporter ATP-binding protein, translating into MNAAKQERAQGNWQPFFQLIKETKPSKLKIGVALFLSIATTLVSLVIPLFTRDLVDSFSLSSISKGQIVLLAIAFIAQAVAGGLSIYLLNHVGQDIVASLRDRLWKKLLVLPVSYYDNHRTGDTISRMTNDTGVVKGLISEHLSNFFTGIIAIIGSIVTLFYLDWQMTLVMLIAVPLSFSILFPLGRQMYRISKSLQDETASFTTVMNQVLSEIRLVKSSNAEPLEYRNGKRGIENLFRYGIKEGRVQAMIGPLMSFIIMVLLVVIMGYGGMRVSSGALTAGELVAFILYLVQIVMPLGQFTQFFTQLQKAMGATERIIHTLGAEEENYTAGRELKKADGPIHVEHVSFAYDSGETILDDVSFTIKPGKVTAIVGPSGSGKTTMFSLIERYYSPNSGVIRLGDEPIQDFTLASWRSKIGYVSQESPLIAGTIRENICYGLDRPISDEELRKAAAMAYADQFIEEFPDGYDTEVGERGVKLSGGQRQRIGIARALLRDPQILMLDEATSSLDSKSEWIVQQALGNLMKGRTTLVIAHRLSTVVDADQILFMEKGKITGRGVHAELFESHAMYREFATQQLRVKERV